A window of the Kosakonia radicincitans DSM 16656 genome harbors these coding sequences:
- a CDS encoding YtjB family periplasmic protein produces the protein MARAKLKFRLHRAVTVLICLALLVALMQGASWFSQNHQRQRNPQFEELARTLARQVTLNLTPLLRTETPDEKRIGVVLRQLTEGSRILDAGVYDAQGDLIARSGESIDVRDRLALDGKKAGGYFNQQIVEPIQGKSGPLGYLRLTLDTHTLATEARQVDNTTNILRLMLLLSLAIGVVLTRTLLQGKRTRWQQSPFLLTANKSVPEEEEHEKKE, from the coding sequence ATGGCTCGCGCAAAACTTAAATTTCGGCTGCACCGCGCCGTAACAGTCCTCATCTGTCTGGCATTGCTGGTCGCGCTGATGCAGGGCGCATCCTGGTTCAGCCAGAACCATCAACGCCAGCGCAATCCACAGTTTGAAGAGCTGGCCAGAACCCTGGCGCGTCAGGTGACGCTCAACCTTACGCCGCTGCTGCGTACCGAAACGCCGGATGAAAAACGTATTGGTGTCGTGTTACGCCAGCTTACGGAAGGGAGCCGGATCCTCGATGCCGGCGTGTATGACGCGCAGGGCGATCTCATCGCACGTTCGGGCGAAAGCATTGACGTTCGCGACCGGCTGGCGCTCGACGGCAAGAAAGCCGGCGGCTATTTCAATCAACAAATTGTCGAACCCATTCAGGGGAAAAGCGGCCCGCTGGGTTATCTGCGCCTGACGCTGGATACCCACACGCTGGCGACGGAAGCCCGCCAGGTGGATAACACCACCAATATTCTGCGCCTGATGCTGCTACTGTCGCTGGCCATTGGCGTTGTGCTAACACGTACGCTTCTGCAGGGCAAACGCACTCGCTGGCAACAATCGCCGTTCCTGCTGACGGCTAACAAATCCGTGCCGGAAGAAGAAGAGCACGAAAAGAAAGAGTAG
- the lplA gene encoding lipoate--protein ligase LplA — translation MSTLRLLISESYDPWFNLAVEECIFRQMPATQRVLFLWRNADTVVIGRAQNPWKECNTRRMEEDNVRLARRSSGGGAVFHDLGNTCFTFMAGKPEYDKTISTGIVLAALNALGVTAEASGRNDLVVKTAEGDRKVSGSAYRETRDRGFHHGTLLLNADLSRLANYLNPDKKKLQAKGITSVRGRVANLVELLPGITHEQICQAVTEAFFSHYGERVTAEIISPEKTPDLPNFAETFARQSSWEWNFGQAPAFSHLLDERFTWGGVELHFDVEKGHITRTQVFTDSLNPAPLEALAARLQGCLYRADMLAQECDALLVDFPDQEQELRELSAWIVKAVR, via the coding sequence ATGTCGACGCTTCGTCTGCTTATCTCTGAATCTTACGATCCGTGGTTCAACCTGGCTGTGGAGGAGTGTATTTTCCGCCAGATGCCCGCAACACAGCGCGTGCTGTTTTTATGGCGTAACGCCGATACGGTGGTTATCGGCCGGGCGCAGAACCCATGGAAAGAGTGCAATACGCGGCGCATGGAAGAAGACAACGTGCGGTTGGCTCGCCGTAGCAGCGGCGGCGGCGCGGTTTTCCACGATCTCGGTAACACCTGCTTTACCTTTATGGCCGGGAAACCCGAATACGACAAAACCATCTCTACGGGTATTGTGCTCGCGGCGCTGAATGCACTCGGCGTAACGGCGGAAGCCTCCGGGCGTAACGACCTGGTCGTGAAGACCGCAGAAGGCGACCGCAAAGTGTCTGGCTCTGCCTACCGTGAAACCCGCGATCGTGGCTTCCACCACGGCACGCTGCTGTTAAATGCCGATCTCAGCCGTCTGGCTAACTACCTCAATCCGGACAAGAAAAAACTGCAAGCAAAAGGCATTACCTCCGTACGCGGACGCGTCGCCAACCTGGTGGAATTACTACCGGGCATCACCCACGAGCAGATTTGCCAGGCGGTAACGGAGGCCTTCTTCAGCCACTATGGCGAACGCGTTACAGCCGAAATTATCTCGCCGGAGAAAACGCCGGATCTGCCCAATTTCGCCGAAACCTTTGCCCGCCAGAGCAGTTGGGAGTGGAACTTCGGTCAGGCGCCAGCCTTCAGCCATTTACTGGATGAGCGTTTTACCTGGGGCGGCGTGGAGCTGCACTTCGACGTTGAGAAAGGCCATATCACCCGCACGCAGGTGTTTACCGACAGCCTGAACCCAGCGCCGCTCGAAGCGCTGGCAGCGCGTCTGCAGGGCTGTCTGTACCGGGCGGATATGCTGGCGCAGGAGTGCGATGCGTTACTGGTGGATTTTCCGGATCAGGAACAGGAACTGCGCGAGCTGTCGGCGTGGATTGTCAAAGCGGTGCGTTAA
- the deoD gene encoding purine-nucleoside phosphorylase — translation MATPHINAEMGDFADVVLMPGDPLRAKHIAETFLEDYREVNNVRGMLGYTGTYKGRKISVMGHGMGIPSCSIYTKELITDFGVKKIIRVGSCGAVRMDVKLRDIVIGMGACTDSKVNRMRFKDHDFAAIADFDMVRNAVDAAKTLGVDARVGNLFSADLFYSPDGEMFDVMEKYGILGVEMEAAGIYGVAAEFGAKALTICTVSDHIRTHEQTTSAERQTTFNDMIKIALESVLLGDKA, via the coding sequence ATGGCTACCCCACATATTAATGCAGAAATGGGTGATTTCGCGGATGTTGTGCTGATGCCGGGCGATCCGCTGCGTGCGAAGCACATTGCCGAAACATTCCTCGAAGATTACCGCGAAGTGAACAACGTGCGCGGCATGCTGGGTTACACCGGTACTTACAAAGGCCGCAAAATCTCGGTAATGGGCCACGGTATGGGCATTCCGTCCTGCTCCATCTATACCAAAGAGCTGATCACCGATTTCGGCGTGAAGAAAATCATTCGCGTCGGTTCCTGCGGTGCGGTGCGTATGGATGTGAAACTGCGTGATATCGTGATTGGTATGGGTGCCTGTACCGATTCCAAAGTAAACCGCATGCGCTTTAAAGATCACGACTTTGCGGCGATTGCTGATTTCGACATGGTGCGTAACGCGGTCGATGCGGCGAAAACGCTGGGCGTTGACGCGCGCGTGGGGAACCTGTTCTCTGCCGATCTGTTCTACTCTCCGGACGGCGAAATGTTCGATGTGATGGAGAAATACGGCATTCTCGGCGTGGAAATGGAAGCGGCGGGTATTTATGGCGTGGCGGCAGAATTCGGGGCGAAAGCGCTGACTATCTGCACCGTTTCCGACCATATCCGCACCCACGAGCAGACCACCTCTGCTGAGCGTCAGACGACGTTTAATGACATGATCAAAATTGCGCTGGAATCTGTCCTGCTGGGCGATAAAGCGTAA